One Cellulomonas sp. Y8 DNA segment encodes these proteins:
- a CDS encoding DUF3817 domain-containing protein, which translates to MTEPTGQPTPAPAAPAARPAPVHPAAAGRLTRYRVMAFVTGTMLLVLCLEMVLKYVFHANGVDPATGSPLPVLGTWIAIVHGWIYVVYLFTVVQLWSAMRWSLGRLVTMALAGVVPVMSFILERRVHADAQARLG; encoded by the coding sequence ATGACCGAGCCCACCGGCCAGCCCACGCCCGCCCCCGCCGCCCCGGCGGCGCGCCCGGCCCCCGTGCACCCCGCCGCGGCCGGCCGGCTGACGCGGTACCGCGTGATGGCGTTCGTCACCGGCACGATGCTGCTGGTGCTGTGCCTCGAGATGGTGCTCAAGTACGTGTTCCACGCCAACGGGGTCGACCCGGCGACCGGGTCGCCGCTGCCGGTCCTGGGCACCTGGATCGCCATCGTGCACGGCTGGATCTACGTGGTGTACCTGTTCACGGTCGTGCAGCTGTGGTCGGCGATGCGCTGGTCGCTGGGCCGGCTCGTGACGATGGCGCTCGCGGGCGTCGTGCCGGTCATGTCGTTCATCCTCGAGCGCCGGGTGCACGCCGACGCGCAGGCCCGCCTGGGCTGA
- the pta gene encoding phosphate acetyltransferase — MARSIYVTSPEGDTGKSTVALGLVDLLTRTVQKVGVFRPIARSTETRDYVLELLLAHDGVDLSYEDCIGTSYEAVHHDPEAALATIVQRYHAVARDCDVVVVVGTDYTDIAGPAELGFNARIAANLGAPVLLCVKGQGRSPEEVRQVAEVAAAELEAGHAQVVAIVANRCDPDNLDAVRAELSTRATAWALPEEPFLVAPTVRQLMESVDGTLIGGDAQLLPREATDVLVGAMSIEHLLERLSDGVVVIVPGDRSDILLGLLMAHAADGFPSLSGIILNGGFEPPATVSRLVDGLRSRLPIIRTDLGTFGSASAAAGTRGRLSADSQRKVDTALALFEKHTDAEEALAALEVPAPEVVTPLMFEYELLDRARSDRKHVVLPEGSDDRILRAASTLLQREVADLTILGDEASIRTRATELGLDLSAAKVIDPKAGQLLERFAAEYTELRKHKGMTVERAREIVSSVSYFGTMMVQLGLADGMVSGAAHTTAHTIKPSFEIIKTTPGTSVVSSVFLMCLEDRVLVYGDCAVNPDPTAEQLADIAISSAETAAQFGIEPRIAMLSYSTGSSGSGADVDKVRTATELVRERRPDLSVEGPIQYDAAVDASVAQTKMPDSAVAGRATVFVFPDLNTGNNTYKAVQRSAGAVAVGPVLQGLRKPVNDLSRGALVQDIVNTVAITAIQAQAMGATPEGSK, encoded by the coding sequence GTGGCCCGCAGCATCTACGTCACGTCCCCCGAGGGGGACACCGGCAAGTCGACCGTCGCCCTCGGCCTGGTCGACCTGCTGACCCGCACCGTGCAGAAGGTCGGCGTGTTCCGGCCCATCGCGCGCTCCACCGAGACCCGCGACTACGTGCTGGAGCTGCTGCTCGCCCACGACGGCGTCGACCTGTCCTACGAGGACTGCATCGGCACCAGCTACGAGGCCGTGCACCACGACCCCGAGGCCGCGCTCGCCACGATCGTGCAGCGGTACCACGCGGTCGCCCGCGACTGCGACGTCGTCGTCGTGGTCGGCACCGACTACACCGACATCGCCGGCCCGGCCGAGCTCGGCTTCAACGCCCGGATCGCCGCCAACCTCGGCGCCCCCGTCCTGCTCTGCGTCAAGGGCCAGGGCCGCTCCCCCGAGGAGGTCCGCCAGGTCGCCGAGGTCGCCGCCGCCGAGCTCGAGGCCGGGCACGCGCAGGTCGTCGCGATCGTCGCCAACCGGTGCGACCCCGACAACCTCGACGCGGTCCGCGCCGAGCTGTCCACCCGCGCCACCGCGTGGGCGCTGCCCGAGGAGCCGTTCCTCGTCGCCCCCACGGTGCGCCAGCTCATGGAGTCCGTCGACGGCACCCTGATCGGCGGCGACGCCCAGCTGCTGCCCCGCGAGGCCACCGACGTCCTGGTCGGCGCCATGTCGATCGAGCACCTGCTGGAGCGCCTGTCCGACGGCGTCGTCGTGATCGTCCCCGGCGACCGGTCCGACATCCTGCTCGGCCTGCTCATGGCGCACGCCGCCGACGGCTTCCCGTCGCTGTCCGGCATCATCCTCAACGGCGGCTTCGAGCCGCCGGCGACGGTGTCCCGCCTGGTCGACGGCCTCCGCAGCCGGCTGCCGATCATCCGCACCGACCTCGGCACGTTCGGCTCCGCCTCCGCTGCCGCCGGCACCCGCGGCCGGCTCTCCGCCGACTCGCAGCGCAAGGTCGACACCGCCCTCGCGCTGTTCGAGAAGCACACCGACGCCGAGGAGGCCCTGGCCGCCCTCGAGGTGCCGGCCCCCGAGGTCGTCACGCCGCTCATGTTCGAGTACGAGCTGCTCGACCGGGCCCGGTCCGACCGCAAGCACGTCGTGCTCCCCGAGGGCAGCGACGACCGCATCCTGCGCGCCGCGTCCACCCTGCTGCAGCGCGAGGTCGCCGACCTGACGATCCTCGGCGACGAGGCGTCCATCCGGACCCGCGCCACCGAGCTGGGCCTCGACCTGTCGGCGGCGAAGGTCATCGACCCGAAGGCCGGCCAGCTGCTCGAGCGGTTCGCCGCGGAGTACACCGAGCTGCGCAAGCACAAGGGCATGACCGTGGAGCGGGCGCGCGAGATCGTGTCCTCGGTGTCGTACTTCGGCACGATGATGGTGCAGCTCGGCCTGGCCGACGGCATGGTCTCCGGCGCCGCGCACACCACCGCGCACACCATCAAGCCGTCCTTCGAGATCATCAAGACCACCCCCGGCACCTCCGTGGTGTCCTCGGTGTTCCTCATGTGCCTCGAGGACCGCGTGCTGGTCTACGGCGACTGCGCCGTGAACCCCGACCCGACGGCCGAGCAGCTCGCGGACATCGCGATCTCCTCCGCCGAGACCGCCGCGCAGTTCGGCATCGAGCCGCGCATCGCGATGCTGTCCTACTCCACCGGGTCGTCCGGCTCGGGCGCCGACGTGGACAAGGTCCGCACCGCCACCGAGCTCGTCCGCGAGCGCCGCCCCGACCTGAGCGTCGAGGGCCCGATCCAGTACGACGCCGCCGTCGACGCCTCGGTCGCCCAGACCAAGATGCCCGACTCCGCCGTCGCCGGCCGCGCCACCGTCTTCGTGTTCCCGGACCTCAACACCGGCAACAACACCTACAAGGCCGTGCAGCGCTCCGCCGGTGCCGTGGCCGTCGGCCCGGTGCTCCAGGGCCTGCGCAAGCCCGTCAACGACCTGTCCCGGGGCGCCCTGGTGCAGGACATCGTCAACACCGTCGCCATCACGGCGATCCAGGCCCAGGCCATGGGCGCGACCCCGGAAGGCTCGAAGTGA
- a CDS encoding acyltransferase, with protein MRDDAPASAPTTTTGTGLPGTGLASPVPASPAPGAPARPARLPGLDALRGLAVGLVLLNHAAPDVFGAAGVLGVTVFFALSGWLITGVLMRDLDRGGRIRFGRFYGHRLLRLYPPLLLMLAGYVVVEGAFDLLGQAHLVPETLVAALTYTINIPGLPHGSESVYHFWTLAAEEQFYLVWPLVLAWAWRRGWLRATTGVAVAAALAACIVTLLLVVPDVARVYALPTSWGAALLIGCAGYLGRTALAARLPQTVRARRAVQAGIVVALLGGTLLTGLAGHTAWYLLGVPAVAVATVVLISYVGGWRTLPSRWLRPAVALGTVSYAAYLWNGAIVRWLGHPDDLGGIALGIGLTLLAATASWWLVERPVARWRARRPAAATA; from the coding sequence GTGAGGGATGACGCACCGGCGAGCGCGCCGACGACGACCACCGGCACCGGCCTGCCCGGCACGGGCCTGGCGTCGCCGGTGCCCGCCTCCCCCGCCCCGGGTGCGCCCGCGCGGCCCGCGCGGCTTCCCGGCCTCGACGCGCTCCGCGGCCTGGCGGTCGGCCTGGTGCTGCTGAACCACGCCGCGCCCGACGTCTTCGGTGCCGCGGGCGTCCTCGGCGTCACGGTGTTCTTCGCGCTGTCGGGCTGGCTCATCACCGGCGTCCTGATGCGCGACCTCGACCGCGGCGGGCGGATCCGGTTCGGCCGGTTCTACGGCCACCGCCTGCTCCGGCTCTACCCGCCGCTGCTGCTGATGCTCGCGGGCTACGTCGTCGTCGAGGGCGCGTTCGACCTGCTCGGCCAGGCGCACCTGGTGCCGGAGACCCTGGTCGCCGCGCTGACGTACACGATCAACATCCCGGGCCTGCCGCACGGCAGCGAGTCGGTCTACCACTTCTGGACCCTCGCCGCGGAGGAGCAGTTCTACCTGGTGTGGCCCCTGGTGCTGGCCTGGGCGTGGCGGCGCGGGTGGCTGCGCGCCACCACCGGGGTCGCCGTCGCCGCGGCGCTGGCCGCCTGCATCGTGACGCTCCTGCTCGTCGTGCCGGACGTGGCCCGGGTGTACGCCCTGCCGACCTCCTGGGGGGCGGCGCTGCTCATCGGCTGTGCGGGGTACCTGGGGCGCACGGCGCTGGCCGCCCGGCTGCCGCAGACGGTCCGCGCCCGTCGCGCGGTGCAGGCCGGGATCGTGGTGGCGCTGCTCGGCGGCACGCTGCTCACCGGGCTGGCCGGGCACACCGCCTGGTACCTGCTGGGCGTCCCCGCGGTGGCCGTCGCCACCGTCGTGCTGATCAGCTACGTCGGGGGCTGGCGGACGCTGCCGTCGCGCTGGCTCCGGCCCGCGGTCGCGCTCGGCACGGTGTCGTACGCGGCGTACCTGTGGAACGGCGCGATCGTGCGCTGGCTCGGGCACCCCGACGACCTCGGCGGGATCGCGCTCGGCATCGGGCTGACCCTGCTGGCGGCGACCGCGAGCTGGTGGCTCGTCGAGCGCCCGGTGGCGCGGTGGCGGGCGCGCCGCCCGGCCGCCGCCACGGCCTGA
- a CDS encoding SURF1 family protein: MPPTPPAEPPPTLWRVARTPRMIGLLVLFLAVAAVCGRLGAWQLERAEVRGAAAQAAKLAEVEAQEPVPIAEVLLPQTTFEGALVGRRVEVTGEEYEADGQLLVRDRALDGRTGSLVLTPLRVASDDPAVDGAVLPVVRGWVAGDDPAAPGLEVPTGTVTVTGYLQASEDSGAEHGTQDAGTTDSISSAELLGVWGGPIWTGYAVLTSSQPAQDVTIELLPPPTRSGTGLNIQNLGYAAQWFVFGGFAVFLWVRLLKDEVLRLSGAFDPEEEPAPGDRTPST; this comes from the coding sequence GTGCCCCCGACCCCGCCCGCGGAGCCGCCGCCGACGCTGTGGCGGGTCGCCCGCACGCCCCGGATGATCGGGCTGCTCGTGCTGTTCCTCGCCGTCGCCGCCGTCTGCGGGCGGCTCGGCGCCTGGCAGCTCGAGCGCGCGGAGGTGCGGGGCGCCGCCGCCCAGGCCGCGAAGCTCGCCGAGGTCGAGGCCCAGGAGCCCGTGCCGATCGCCGAGGTGCTGCTGCCGCAGACGACCTTCGAGGGCGCGCTGGTCGGGCGCCGCGTCGAGGTGACGGGGGAGGAGTACGAGGCCGACGGGCAGCTGCTGGTGCGCGACCGCGCGCTGGACGGCCGCACGGGCTCGCTGGTGCTGACGCCCCTGCGGGTGGCGTCCGACGACCCGGCCGTCGACGGGGCGGTGCTGCCGGTGGTGCGCGGCTGGGTCGCGGGCGACGATCCCGCGGCGCCGGGGCTCGAGGTGCCCACCGGGACCGTGACGGTGACGGGGTACCTGCAGGCGTCCGAGGACTCCGGCGCCGAGCACGGGACGCAGGACGCGGGGACGACCGACTCGATCTCGTCCGCCGAGCTGCTCGGCGTGTGGGGCGGCCCGATCTGGACCGGCTACGCCGTGCTGACCAGCTCGCAGCCCGCGCAGGACGTCACGATCGAGCTGCTGCCGCCGCCCACCCGGTCGGGGACCGGGCTCAACATCCAGAACCTCGGGTACGCCGCGCAGTGGTTCGTGTTCGGCGGGTTCGCGGTGTTCCTGTGGGTGCGGCTGCTCAAGGACGAGGTGCTGCGGCTGTCGGGGGCGTTCGACCCGGAGGAGGAGCCGGCGCCCGGGGACCGGACGCCGAGCACCTGA
- a CDS encoding ABC transporter ATP-binding protein encodes MKLPVADAPALRRHTAALLRRHRRGLGVVVLLHVLAATAGLAGPWLLGRLVDAVVSGTTTSVVDRTVLVLVVAVLAQTVLIRYAQRAAMVLGESVFAELREEFVATVTRLPLSTVERAGTGDLVARTTTDIDRVQYTVRFGVPRLLVTAATIVLTLVAAFATNALVAVGLLAGVPLLLAVTRWYLRRAAPAYLRESAAYAALNGTITESAEGARTVDALGLGARRRARVDADLREAFAAESATLNLRSVLFPGVDTSFVLPVVAVLAWGAYLISTGHATIGAVTTIALYATQIIHPIGELIFWLDEIQVGATSLARILGVADVAPDRTARDARPAGSDVTARAVRYAYREGHDVLHGIDLGLRPGERLAVVGPSGAGKSTLGRMLAGIHPPTGGSVTVGEVPLVDLPLDELRGHVALVTQEHHVFVGPLADNLRLADPEADDAALERALRAVDAWDWVRALPEGLATPVGSGGTALTPAQAQQIALARLVLLDPHTLVLDEATSLLDPRAARHLERSLSAVLEGRTVVAIAHRLHTAHDADRVAVVDAGRISEIGPHDELVAAGGDYASLWHSWQRE; translated from the coding sequence GTGAAGCTGCCCGTCGCTGACGCCCCCGCGCTGCGCCGGCACACCGCCGCGCTGCTCCGCCGGCACCGCCGCGGCCTCGGCGTCGTCGTGCTGCTGCACGTGCTCGCCGCCACCGCCGGCCTGGCCGGCCCGTGGCTGCTCGGCCGGCTGGTCGACGCGGTGGTCTCCGGCACCACCACGTCGGTCGTCGACCGGACGGTCCTCGTCCTGGTCGTGGCCGTGCTCGCCCAGACCGTGCTCATCCGGTACGCCCAGCGCGCCGCGATGGTGCTCGGCGAGTCGGTGTTCGCCGAGCTCCGCGAGGAGTTCGTCGCCACGGTCACCCGGCTGCCGCTGTCGACGGTCGAGCGCGCCGGCACCGGCGACCTCGTCGCGCGCACGACCACCGACATCGACCGCGTCCAGTACACGGTCCGGTTCGGCGTGCCCCGCCTGCTGGTCACGGCCGCGACGATCGTGCTCACGCTGGTCGCCGCGTTCGCCACGAACGCGCTGGTCGCCGTCGGCCTGCTCGCGGGCGTCCCGCTGCTGCTGGCCGTCACCCGGTGGTACCTGCGCCGTGCGGCCCCGGCCTACCTGCGCGAGTCCGCCGCGTACGCCGCGCTCAACGGCACCATCACGGAGTCCGCCGAGGGCGCGCGCACCGTCGACGCCCTGGGCCTCGGCGCGCGCCGCCGCGCCCGGGTGGACGCCGACCTGCGGGAGGCGTTCGCGGCCGAGAGCGCCACGCTCAACCTGCGCTCGGTGCTGTTCCCCGGCGTCGACACGTCGTTCGTGCTGCCGGTCGTCGCGGTGCTCGCCTGGGGCGCGTACCTCATCTCGACGGGCCACGCCACGATCGGCGCGGTCACGACCATCGCGCTGTACGCGACGCAGATCATCCACCCGATCGGCGAGCTCATCTTCTGGCTCGACGAGATCCAGGTCGGTGCGACCTCGCTGGCCCGGATCCTCGGCGTCGCCGACGTCGCCCCCGACCGGACCGCGCGCGACGCGCGGCCCGCCGGCTCGGACGTGACGGCCCGCGCGGTCCGGTACGCCTACCGCGAGGGGCACGACGTGCTGCACGGCATCGACCTGGGCCTGCGCCCGGGCGAGCGGCTCGCGGTCGTCGGGCCGTCCGGCGCGGGCAAGTCGACGCTCGGCCGGATGCTCGCCGGGATCCACCCGCCCACGGGCGGGTCGGTCACCGTGGGCGAGGTGCCGCTGGTCGACCTGCCGCTGGACGAGCTGCGCGGCCACGTCGCCCTGGTCACCCAGGAGCACCACGTGTTCGTCGGCCCGCTCGCGGACAACCTGCGGCTCGCCGACCCGGAGGCCGACGACGCGGCGCTCGAGCGGGCGCTGCGCGCGGTCGACGCGTGGGACTGGGTGCGGGCGCTGCCCGAGGGCCTCGCCACGCCGGTCGGCTCCGGCGGCACCGCGCTGACCCCGGCGCAGGCGCAGCAGATCGCCCTCGCCCGGCTCGTGCTGCTCGACCCGCACACCCTGGTGCTGGACGAGGCGACCTCGCTCCTCGACCCCCGCGCCGCGCGGCACCTGGAGCGGTCGCTGTCCGCCGTGCTCGAGGGCCGCACGGTCGTCGCGATCGCGCACCGGTTGCACACCGCCCACGACGCGGACCGGGTCGCCGTCGTCGACGCGGGCAGGATCAGCGAGATCGGGCCGCACGACGAGCTGGTCGCCGCCGGCGGGGACTACGCCTCGCTCTGGCACTCCTGGCAGCGGGAGTAG
- a CDS encoding phosphoketolase codes for MTTTTSRPETWRAGSGQPVSDETLRRIDAWWRTANYLSVGQIYLLANPLLREPLTKDHVKPRLLGHWGTTPGLNFLYAHLNRVIAERQQSTLYLTGPGHGGPGLVASAYLDGTYSEVYSDITPDEEGVRRLFRQFSFPGGIPSHVAPETPGSIHEGGELGYALSHAYGAAFDNPDLLVAAVVGDGEAETGPLATSWHSNKFIDPAKDGVVLPILHLNGYKIANPTVLARIPEEELLDLMRGYGHKPHLFVGGFDGEDHAAVHARFAELLDVVLDEIAEIKARAAAGDESRPAWPMIVFKTPKGWTCPPVIDDKQVENSWRSHQVPLASARDTDEHLQVLEGWLKSYRPEELFEADGSVKADITALSPGGTLRMSDNPHANGGLLLKDLRLPDFRDFAVDVPVPGGSISEATRELGKYLTEVIRRNPDNFRIFGPDETASNRLQAVFDVTNKQWNAEYLPTDVDDHLARMGRVVEMLSEHQCQGWLEGYLLTGRHGLITSYEAFIHIVDSMFNQHAKWLKVTNHIPWRRPIASLNYLLSSHVWRQDHNGFSHQDPGFIDHVVNKKAEIVRVYLPPDANTLLSTYDHCLRSRQYVNVVVSGKQPAPNFLSMDEAVAHCTRGLGIWEWAGTEVEGEDPDVVLGCAGDVPTLEVLAAAHILREELPDLKVRVVNVVDLMRLQDEREHPHGLSDRDFNTLFTTDKPIVFAYHGYPWLIHRLTYRRKGHKNLHVRGYKEEGTTTTPFDMVMLNDLDRYHLVIDVIDQVPSLGSKYAGLRQRMVDARLRAHDYTRAHGEDLPEVRDWVWPDAGETGTEEGGPQQSTATLSTGGDNE; via the coding sequence ATGACTACGACGACGTCGAGGCCCGAGACCTGGCGGGCCGGTTCCGGCCAGCCGGTGTCGGACGAGACGCTCCGACGGATCGACGCCTGGTGGCGGACGGCCAACTACCTGTCGGTCGGGCAGATCTACCTGCTGGCCAACCCGCTGCTGCGCGAGCCGCTGACCAAGGACCACGTGAAGCCGCGGCTCCTCGGTCACTGGGGCACGACGCCGGGTCTGAACTTCCTGTACGCGCACCTGAACCGCGTGATCGCGGAGCGCCAGCAGTCGACGCTCTACCTGACCGGCCCCGGCCACGGCGGCCCGGGCCTGGTCGCCAGCGCCTACCTGGACGGCACGTACTCCGAGGTCTACTCGGACATCACGCCGGACGAGGAGGGCGTGCGCCGCCTGTTCCGCCAGTTCTCGTTCCCGGGCGGCATCCCGTCGCACGTGGCGCCGGAGACCCCCGGGTCGATCCACGAGGGCGGCGAGCTCGGCTACGCGCTGTCCCACGCGTACGGCGCGGCGTTCGACAACCCGGACCTGCTGGTCGCGGCGGTCGTCGGCGACGGCGAGGCCGAGACCGGCCCGCTGGCGACGTCCTGGCACTCGAACAAGTTCATCGACCCGGCCAAGGACGGCGTCGTGCTGCCGATCCTGCACCTCAACGGGTACAAGATCGCGAACCCGACCGTCCTGGCGCGCATCCCGGAGGAGGAGCTCCTCGACCTCATGCGCGGGTACGGCCACAAGCCGCACCTGTTCGTCGGCGGCTTCGACGGCGAGGACCACGCGGCCGTGCACGCCCGGTTCGCCGAGCTGCTCGACGTCGTGCTGGACGAGATCGCGGAGATCAAGGCGCGCGCCGCGGCGGGCGACGAGTCCCGCCCGGCCTGGCCGATGATCGTCTTCAAGACCCCCAAGGGCTGGACCTGCCCGCCCGTCATCGACGACAAGCAGGTCGAGAACTCCTGGCGCTCGCACCAGGTCCCGCTGGCCAGCGCCCGCGACACCGACGAGCACCTCCAGGTCCTCGAGGGCTGGCTGAAGTCGTACCGCCCGGAGGAGCTGTTCGAGGCGGACGGCTCGGTCAAGGCGGACATCACGGCCCTGTCCCCCGGCGGCACGCTGCGCATGAGCGACAACCCGCACGCCAACGGCGGGCTGCTGCTCAAGGACCTGCGGCTGCCCGACTTCCGCGACTTCGCGGTGGACGTGCCGGTGCCCGGCGGCTCGATCTCCGAGGCCACGCGCGAGCTCGGCAAGTACCTCACCGAGGTCATCCGGCGGAACCCGGACAACTTCCGGATCTTCGGCCCGGACGAGACGGCGTCCAACCGCCTGCAGGCCGTGTTCGACGTGACCAACAAGCAGTGGAACGCCGAGTACCTGCCGACGGACGTCGACGACCACCTGGCCCGCATGGGCCGCGTCGTCGAGATGCTGTCCGAGCACCAGTGCCAGGGCTGGCTCGAGGGCTACCTGCTGACGGGCCGGCACGGCCTGATCACCAGCTACGAGGCCTTCATCCACATCGTCGACTCGATGTTCAACCAGCACGCGAAGTGGCTGAAGGTCACCAACCACATCCCGTGGCGCCGGCCGATCGCGTCGCTGAACTACCTGCTGTCCAGCCACGTGTGGCGCCAGGACCACAACGGGTTCAGCCACCAGGACCCGGGCTTCATCGACCACGTGGTCAACAAGAAGGCCGAGATCGTCCGGGTGTACCTGCCGCCGGACGCGAACACCCTGCTGTCGACGTACGACCACTGCCTGCGCAGCCGGCAGTACGTCAACGTCGTGGTGTCCGGCAAGCAGCCGGCGCCGAACTTCCTGTCGATGGACGAGGCCGTCGCGCACTGCACCCGCGGCCTGGGCATCTGGGAGTGGGCGGGCACCGAGGTCGAGGGCGAGGACCCGGACGTGGTCCTCGGCTGCGCCGGCGACGTGCCGACCCTGGAGGTGCTGGCGGCGGCGCACATCCTGCGCGAGGAGCTGCCCGACCTCAAGGTCCGCGTGGTCAACGTCGTCGACCTCATGCGGCTGCAGGACGAGCGGGAGCACCCGCACGGCCTGTCGGACCGCGACTTCAACACGCTGTTCACGACGGACAAGCCGATCGTGTTCGCGTACCACGGCTACCCGTGGCTGATCCACCGCCTGACGTACCGCCGCAAGGGGCACAAGAACCTGCACGTGCGGGGGTACAAGGAGGAGGGCACGACCACCACGCCGTTCGACATGGTCATGCTCAACGACCTCGACCGGTACCACCTGGTGATCGACGTCATCGACCAGGTGCCGTCGCTGGGCTCGAAGTACGCGGGCCTGCGGCAGCGCATGGTCGACGCGCGGCTCCGCGCCCACGACTACACCCGGGCGCACGGGGAGGACCTCCCCGAGGTGCGCGACTGGGTGTGGCCGGACGCCGGCGAGACCGGCACCGAGGAGGGCGGCCCGCAGCAGTCGACCGCCACGCTGTCGACGGGCGGCGACAACGAGTAG
- a CDS encoding ABC transporter ATP-binding protein: MRPLPQPDPGRPPLTGPWRLMLWQGRRQLGVLAGATAVAVVGNVAAALLPWQLGRVVDDGLDDGLGAALWLGCLGVFALGMVQVGTNVWGHRLDVENWLRAAFASSQQVGHHVTRTGDAVTDELPTGEVVATVASDALRMGEVYAILPRLVGGIAAYLVLGAVLLSTSVPLGLLVLLGLPVVVAVLSLLVRPLQKRQAEQREATGRLTTLGADTVSGLRILRGIGGEDVFAGRYRAQSQQVRAAGVRVSQTQSLLDALQTLLPGLFLAVVVWAGARLAISGDITPGQLVAFYGFAAFLTQPLWTASEAIRVVTRAVVGARKIIRVLSVRVAGSDDPVTPAPSPAAGEPLVDEGSGLVVRPGRITALVSADPDETARLALRLGRLGPARHGGADDEDLDESGQDGTLVDARAGAADDPGLSRVRWGRALLTELGLAEVRDRVVVAESTPHLFTGLLADELDVRGGADREALLEAMRVADAGDVLDSVPGGLDGEVEEKGRSLSGGQRQRVALARALLTGAEVLVLIEPTSAVDAHTEARIARRLADARRGATTVVVTASPLVLDVVDEVALVAGGRVVATGTHRDLVTARDATGAAYRAVVSRAEDDHADAPAGTPAAEGATPTATTTTTTTATTDEEDRREAARR, encoded by the coding sequence GTGCGACCCCTCCCCCAGCCCGACCCCGGCCGACCGCCGCTGACCGGCCCCTGGCGCCTCATGCTCTGGCAGGGACGCCGGCAGCTCGGCGTGCTCGCGGGCGCGACCGCGGTCGCCGTCGTCGGCAACGTGGCCGCCGCCCTGCTCCCGTGGCAGCTCGGCCGCGTCGTCGACGACGGGCTCGACGACGGCCTGGGCGCCGCGCTGTGGCTCGGCTGCCTCGGCGTGTTCGCGCTCGGCATGGTGCAGGTCGGCACGAACGTGTGGGGCCACCGGCTCGACGTCGAGAACTGGCTGCGCGCCGCGTTCGCGTCCTCACAGCAGGTCGGCCACCACGTGACCCGGACCGGCGACGCCGTCACCGACGAGCTGCCGACCGGCGAGGTCGTCGCCACGGTCGCCTCCGACGCGCTCCGGATGGGCGAGGTGTACGCCATCCTCCCCCGGCTCGTCGGCGGCATCGCGGCCTACCTGGTGCTCGGCGCGGTGCTGCTGAGCACGTCGGTGCCGCTCGGCCTCCTCGTGCTGCTGGGGCTGCCGGTCGTCGTCGCGGTGCTGTCGCTGCTCGTCCGCCCGCTGCAGAAGCGGCAGGCGGAGCAGCGCGAGGCGACCGGGCGGCTCACCACGCTCGGCGCGGACACCGTCTCCGGCCTGCGGATCCTGCGCGGCATCGGCGGCGAGGACGTGTTCGCCGGCCGGTACCGCGCCCAGTCGCAGCAGGTGCGTGCGGCGGGCGTGCGGGTGTCGCAGACCCAGTCGCTGCTCGACGCGCTGCAGACGCTGCTGCCGGGGCTGTTCCTGGCGGTGGTCGTGTGGGCCGGTGCGCGGCTCGCGATCAGCGGCGACATCACGCCGGGCCAGCTCGTCGCGTTCTACGGCTTCGCGGCGTTCCTCACCCAGCCGCTGTGGACCGCGAGCGAGGCGATCCGCGTGGTCACCCGCGCGGTGGTCGGCGCGCGCAAGATCATCCGCGTGCTGTCCGTGCGCGTCGCGGGCTCCGACGACCCGGTGACCCCGGCACCGTCGCCCGCGGCCGGCGAGCCGCTGGTGGACGAAGGCAGCGGGCTGGTCGTGCGGCCGGGCCGGATCACCGCGCTGGTGAGCGCCGACCCGGACGAGACCGCGCGGCTCGCGCTGCGGCTGGGCCGGCTGGGTCCGGCGCGGCACGGCGGGGCGGACGACGAGGACCTCGACGAGTCGGGCCAGGACGGGACGCTGGTCGACGCACGCGCCGGCGCCGCCGACGACCCCGGACTGTCCCGCGTCCGCTGGGGTCGCGCGCTGCTCACCGAGCTCGGCCTCGCCGAGGTCCGGGACCGCGTCGTGGTCGCCGAGTCGACCCCGCACCTGTTCACCGGCCTGCTGGCCGACGAGCTCGACGTGCGCGGCGGCGCCGACCGCGAGGCCCTGCTCGAGGCCATGCGGGTCGCCGACGCGGGCGACGTGCTCGACTCGGTGCCCGGCGGTCTGGACGGCGAGGTCGAGGAGAAGGGCCGCTCGCTCTCCGGCGGCCAGCGGCAGCGCGTCGCCCTCGCCCGCGCGCTGCTCACCGGCGCGGAGGTGCTCGTGCTGATCGAGCCGACCAGCGCCGTCGACGCCCACACCGAAGCGCGGATCGCCCGCCGGCTCGCCGACGCCCGCCGCGGCGCGACCACGGTCGTCGTGACGGCCAGCCCCCTGGTGCTCGACGTCGTCGACGAGGTGGCGCTGGTCGCCGGCGGGCGGGTCGTCGCGACCGGCACGCACCGCGACCTCGTCACGGCGCGGGACGCGACCGGCGCGGCCTACCGCGCGGTGGTGTCTCGCGCGGAGGACGACCACGCCGACGCGCCCGCCGGGACGCCGGCAGCGGAGGGTGCGACCCCCACCGCCACGACCACGACCACGACCACCGCGACGACCGACGAGGAGGACCGCCGTGAAGCTGCCCGTCGCTGA